One part of the Eptesicus fuscus isolate TK198812 chromosome 20, DD_ASM_mEF_20220401, whole genome shotgun sequence genome encodes these proteins:
- the ETV4 gene encoding ETS translocation variant 4 isoform X2, translating into MLRTPCVSSTEAPASGLCPRAGPGPRGRRERPDGAEDERRILGPASALHLLQHLFQDLSHFQETWLAEAQVPDSDEQFVPDFHSENLAFHSPTTRIKKEPQSPRTDPALSCSRKPPLPYHHGEQCLYSSAYDPPRQIAIKSPAPGAPGQSPLQPFPRAEQRSFVRSSGTSQPPPGHGYLGEHSSVFQQPLDICHSFTSSQGGGREPLPTPYQHQLSEPCPPYPQQSFKQEYLDPLYEQLAMGQGGVNGHRYPGAGVVIKQEQTDFAYDSDVPGCASMYLHTEGFPGPSPGDGTMGYGYEKPVRPFPDDVCVVPEKFEGDIKQEGMGAFREGPPYQRRGALQLWQFLVALLDDPTNAHFIAWTGRGMEFKLIEPEEVARLWGIQKNRPAMNYDKLSRSLRYYYEKGIMQKVAGERYVYKFVCEPEALFSLAFPDNQRPALKAEFDRPVSEEDTVPLSHLDESPAYLPELAGPTQPFGPKGGYSY; encoded by the exons ATGCTCAGGACCCCCTGCGTCTCCAGCACAGAAGCCCCGGCCTCAG GTCTCTGCCCCCGCGCGGGGCCCGGGCCTCGCGGCCGGAGGGAGCGGCCGGATGGAGCGGAGGATGAAAGGCGGATACTTGGACCAGCAAGTGCCCTACACCTTCTGCAGC ATCTCTTCCAGGATCTAAGTCACTTCCAGGAGACGTGGCTCGCTGAAG CTCAGGTACCAGATAGTGATGAACAGTTTGTTCCTGATTTCCATTCAGAAAACT TAGCTTTCCACAGCCCCACCACCAGGATCAAGAAGGAGCCCCAGAGTCCCCGCACAGACCCGGCCCTGTCCTGCAGCAGGAAGCCGCCACTCCCCTACCACCATGGCGAGCAGTGCCTTTACTCCAG TGCCTATGACCCCCCTAGACAAATCGCCATCAAGTCCCCCGCCCCTGGTGCCCCCGGACAGTCGCCCCTGCAGCCCTTTCCCCGGGCAGAACAACGGAGTTTCGTGAGATCCTCTGGCACCTCCCAGCCCCCCCCTGGCCATGGGTACCTCGGGGAGCATAG CTCCGTCTTCCAGCAGCCCTTGGATATTTGCCACTCCTTCACATCCTCTCAGGGAGGGGGCCGGGAGCCCCTCCCAACCCCCTACCAACACCAGCTGTCGGAGCCCTGCCCACCCTACCCCCAGCAGAGCTTCAAGCAGGAATACCTGGACCCCCTGTACGAACAGCTGGCCATGGGCCAGGGTGGGGTCAATGGGCACAGGTACCCAGGGGCGGGGGTGGTGATCAAACAAGAGCAGACGGACTTCGCCTATGACTCGG ATGTCCCTGGGTGTGCGTCAATGTACCTTCACACAGAGGGTTTCCCCGGACCCTCTCCAGGTGACGGGACCATGG GCTATGGCTATGAGAAACCTGTGCGACCATTCCCAGATGATGTCTGTGTCGTCCCTGAGAAATTTGAAG GAGACATCAAGCAGGAGGGGATGGGAGCATTCCGAGAGGGACCGCCCTACCAGCGCCGGGGTGCCTTGCAGCTGTGGCAGTTTCTGGTGGCCCTGCTGGATGACCCAACGAATGCTCACTTCATTGCCTGGACGGGCCGGGGGATGGAGTTCAAACTAATCGAGCCTGAGGAG GTCGCCAGGCTCTGGGGCATCCAGAAGAACCGGCCCGCCATGAATTACGACAAACTGAGCCGCTCACTCCGATACTATTATGAGAAAGGCATCATGCAGAAG GTGGCTGGAGAGCGTTACGTATACAAGTTTGTGTGCGAGCCTGAGGCCCTCTTCTCTCTGGCCTTCCCGGACAATCAGCGTCCAGCTCTCAAGGCCGAGTTTGACAGGCCGGTCAGTGAGGAAGACACAGTCCCTTTGTCCCACTTGGACGAGAGCCCTGCCTACCTCCCAGAGCTGGCTGGTCCTACCCAGCCCTTTGGCCCTAAGGGTGGCTATTCCTACTAG
- the ETV4 gene encoding ETS translocation variant 4 isoform X1 has product MERRMKGGYLDQQVPYTFCSKSPGNGSLREALMVPQGKLMDPGSLPPPDSEDLFQDLSHFQETWLAEAQVPDSDEQFVPDFHSENLAFHSPTTRIKKEPQSPRTDPALSCSRKPPLPYHHGEQCLYSSAYDPPRQIAIKSPAPGAPGQSPLQPFPRAEQRSFVRSSGTSQPPPGHGYLGEHSSVFQQPLDICHSFTSSQGGGREPLPTPYQHQLSEPCPPYPQQSFKQEYLDPLYEQLAMGQGGVNGHRYPGAGVVIKQEQTDFAYDSDVPGCASMYLHTEGFPGPSPGDGTMGYGYEKPVRPFPDDVCVVPEKFEGDIKQEGMGAFREGPPYQRRGALQLWQFLVALLDDPTNAHFIAWTGRGMEFKLIEPEEVARLWGIQKNRPAMNYDKLSRSLRYYYEKGIMQKVAGERYVYKFVCEPEALFSLAFPDNQRPALKAEFDRPVSEEDTVPLSHLDESPAYLPELAGPTQPFGPKGGYSY; this is encoded by the exons ATGGAGCGGAGGATGAAAGGCGGATACTTGGACCAGCAAGTGCCCTACACCTTCTGCAGC AAATCTCCCGGAAATGGGAGCTTGCGCGAAGCGCTGATGGTCCCGCAGGGGAAACTCATGGACCCCGGCTCCCTGCCGCCCCCCGACTCCGAAG ATCTCTTCCAGGATCTAAGTCACTTCCAGGAGACGTGGCTCGCTGAAG CTCAGGTACCAGATAGTGATGAACAGTTTGTTCCTGATTTCCATTCAGAAAACT TAGCTTTCCACAGCCCCACCACCAGGATCAAGAAGGAGCCCCAGAGTCCCCGCACAGACCCGGCCCTGTCCTGCAGCAGGAAGCCGCCACTCCCCTACCACCATGGCGAGCAGTGCCTTTACTCCAG TGCCTATGACCCCCCTAGACAAATCGCCATCAAGTCCCCCGCCCCTGGTGCCCCCGGACAGTCGCCCCTGCAGCCCTTTCCCCGGGCAGAACAACGGAGTTTCGTGAGATCCTCTGGCACCTCCCAGCCCCCCCCTGGCCATGGGTACCTCGGGGAGCATAG CTCCGTCTTCCAGCAGCCCTTGGATATTTGCCACTCCTTCACATCCTCTCAGGGAGGGGGCCGGGAGCCCCTCCCAACCCCCTACCAACACCAGCTGTCGGAGCCCTGCCCACCCTACCCCCAGCAGAGCTTCAAGCAGGAATACCTGGACCCCCTGTACGAACAGCTGGCCATGGGCCAGGGTGGGGTCAATGGGCACAGGTACCCAGGGGCGGGGGTGGTGATCAAACAAGAGCAGACGGACTTCGCCTATGACTCGG ATGTCCCTGGGTGTGCGTCAATGTACCTTCACACAGAGGGTTTCCCCGGACCCTCTCCAGGTGACGGGACCATGG GCTATGGCTATGAGAAACCTGTGCGACCATTCCCAGATGATGTCTGTGTCGTCCCTGAGAAATTTGAAG GAGACATCAAGCAGGAGGGGATGGGAGCATTCCGAGAGGGACCGCCCTACCAGCGCCGGGGTGCCTTGCAGCTGTGGCAGTTTCTGGTGGCCCTGCTGGATGACCCAACGAATGCTCACTTCATTGCCTGGACGGGCCGGGGGATGGAGTTCAAACTAATCGAGCCTGAGGAG GTCGCCAGGCTCTGGGGCATCCAGAAGAACCGGCCCGCCATGAATTACGACAAACTGAGCCGCTCACTCCGATACTATTATGAGAAAGGCATCATGCAGAAG GTGGCTGGAGAGCGTTACGTATACAAGTTTGTGTGCGAGCCTGAGGCCCTCTTCTCTCTGGCCTTCCCGGACAATCAGCGTCCAGCTCTCAAGGCCGAGTTTGACAGGCCGGTCAGTGAGGAAGACACAGTCCCTTTGTCCCACTTGGACGAGAGCCCTGCCTACCTCCCAGAGCTGGCTGGTCCTACCCAGCCCTTTGGCCCTAAGGGTGGCTATTCCTACTAG
- the ETV4 gene encoding ETS translocation variant 4 isoform X4 — protein sequence MERRMKGGYLDQQVPYTFCSKSPGNGSLREALMVPQGKLMDPGSLPPPDSEDLFQDLSHFQETWLAEAQVPDSDEQFVPDFHSENLAFHSPTTRIKKEPQSPRTDPALSCSRKPPLPYHHGEQCLYSSAYDPPRQIAIKSPAPGAPGQSPLQPFPRAEQRSFVRSSGTSQPPPGHGYLGEHSSVFQQPLDICHSFTSSQGGGREPLPTPYQHQLSEPCPPYPQQSFKQEYLDPLYEQLAMGQGGVNGHRYPGAGVVIKQEQTDFAYDSDVPGCASMYLHTEGFPGPSPGYGYEKPVRPFPDDVCVVPEKFEGDIKQEGMGAFREGPPYQRRGALQLWQFLVALLDDPTNAHFIAWTGRGMEFKLIEPEEVARLWGIQKNRPAMNYDKLSRSLRYYYEKGIMQKVAGERYVYKFVCEPEALFSLAFPDNQRPALKAEFDRPVSEEDTVPLSHLDESPAYLPELAGPTQPFGPKGGYSY from the exons ATGGAGCGGAGGATGAAAGGCGGATACTTGGACCAGCAAGTGCCCTACACCTTCTGCAGC AAATCTCCCGGAAATGGGAGCTTGCGCGAAGCGCTGATGGTCCCGCAGGGGAAACTCATGGACCCCGGCTCCCTGCCGCCCCCCGACTCCGAAG ATCTCTTCCAGGATCTAAGTCACTTCCAGGAGACGTGGCTCGCTGAAG CTCAGGTACCAGATAGTGATGAACAGTTTGTTCCTGATTTCCATTCAGAAAACT TAGCTTTCCACAGCCCCACCACCAGGATCAAGAAGGAGCCCCAGAGTCCCCGCACAGACCCGGCCCTGTCCTGCAGCAGGAAGCCGCCACTCCCCTACCACCATGGCGAGCAGTGCCTTTACTCCAG TGCCTATGACCCCCCTAGACAAATCGCCATCAAGTCCCCCGCCCCTGGTGCCCCCGGACAGTCGCCCCTGCAGCCCTTTCCCCGGGCAGAACAACGGAGTTTCGTGAGATCCTCTGGCACCTCCCAGCCCCCCCCTGGCCATGGGTACCTCGGGGAGCATAG CTCCGTCTTCCAGCAGCCCTTGGATATTTGCCACTCCTTCACATCCTCTCAGGGAGGGGGCCGGGAGCCCCTCCCAACCCCCTACCAACACCAGCTGTCGGAGCCCTGCCCACCCTACCCCCAGCAGAGCTTCAAGCAGGAATACCTGGACCCCCTGTACGAACAGCTGGCCATGGGCCAGGGTGGGGTCAATGGGCACAGGTACCCAGGGGCGGGGGTGGTGATCAAACAAGAGCAGACGGACTTCGCCTATGACTCGG ATGTCCCTGGGTGTGCGTCAATGTACCTTCACACAGAGGGTTTCCCCGGACCCTCTCCAG GCTATGGCTATGAGAAACCTGTGCGACCATTCCCAGATGATGTCTGTGTCGTCCCTGAGAAATTTGAAG GAGACATCAAGCAGGAGGGGATGGGAGCATTCCGAGAGGGACCGCCCTACCAGCGCCGGGGTGCCTTGCAGCTGTGGCAGTTTCTGGTGGCCCTGCTGGATGACCCAACGAATGCTCACTTCATTGCCTGGACGGGCCGGGGGATGGAGTTCAAACTAATCGAGCCTGAGGAG GTCGCCAGGCTCTGGGGCATCCAGAAGAACCGGCCCGCCATGAATTACGACAAACTGAGCCGCTCACTCCGATACTATTATGAGAAAGGCATCATGCAGAAG GTGGCTGGAGAGCGTTACGTATACAAGTTTGTGTGCGAGCCTGAGGCCCTCTTCTCTCTGGCCTTCCCGGACAATCAGCGTCCAGCTCTCAAGGCCGAGTTTGACAGGCCGGTCAGTGAGGAAGACACAGTCCCTTTGTCCCACTTGGACGAGAGCCCTGCCTACCTCCCAGAGCTGGCTGGTCCTACCCAGCCCTTTGGCCCTAAGGGTGGCTATTCCTACTAG
- the ETV4 gene encoding ETS translocation variant 4 isoform X3 gives MERRMKGGYLDQQVPYTFCSKSPGNGSLREALMVPQGKLMDPGSLPPPDSEDLFQDLSHFQETWLAEAQVPDSDEQFVPDFHSENSFHSPTTRIKKEPQSPRTDPALSCSRKPPLPYHHGEQCLYSSAYDPPRQIAIKSPAPGAPGQSPLQPFPRAEQRSFVRSSGTSQPPPGHGYLGEHSSVFQQPLDICHSFTSSQGGGREPLPTPYQHQLSEPCPPYPQQSFKQEYLDPLYEQLAMGQGGVNGHRYPGAGVVIKQEQTDFAYDSDVPGCASMYLHTEGFPGPSPGDGTMGYGYEKPVRPFPDDVCVVPEKFEGDIKQEGMGAFREGPPYQRRGALQLWQFLVALLDDPTNAHFIAWTGRGMEFKLIEPEEVARLWGIQKNRPAMNYDKLSRSLRYYYEKGIMQKVAGERYVYKFVCEPEALFSLAFPDNQRPALKAEFDRPVSEEDTVPLSHLDESPAYLPELAGPTQPFGPKGGYSY, from the exons ATGGAGCGGAGGATGAAAGGCGGATACTTGGACCAGCAAGTGCCCTACACCTTCTGCAGC AAATCTCCCGGAAATGGGAGCTTGCGCGAAGCGCTGATGGTCCCGCAGGGGAAACTCATGGACCCCGGCTCCCTGCCGCCCCCCGACTCCGAAG ATCTCTTCCAGGATCTAAGTCACTTCCAGGAGACGTGGCTCGCTGAAG CTCAGGTACCAGATAGTGATGAACAGTTTGTTCCTGATTTCCATTCAGAAAACT CTTTCCACAGCCCCACCACCAGGATCAAGAAGGAGCCCCAGAGTCCCCGCACAGACCCGGCCCTGTCCTGCAGCAGGAAGCCGCCACTCCCCTACCACCATGGCGAGCAGTGCCTTTACTCCAG TGCCTATGACCCCCCTAGACAAATCGCCATCAAGTCCCCCGCCCCTGGTGCCCCCGGACAGTCGCCCCTGCAGCCCTTTCCCCGGGCAGAACAACGGAGTTTCGTGAGATCCTCTGGCACCTCCCAGCCCCCCCCTGGCCATGGGTACCTCGGGGAGCATAG CTCCGTCTTCCAGCAGCCCTTGGATATTTGCCACTCCTTCACATCCTCTCAGGGAGGGGGCCGGGAGCCCCTCCCAACCCCCTACCAACACCAGCTGTCGGAGCCCTGCCCACCCTACCCCCAGCAGAGCTTCAAGCAGGAATACCTGGACCCCCTGTACGAACAGCTGGCCATGGGCCAGGGTGGGGTCAATGGGCACAGGTACCCAGGGGCGGGGGTGGTGATCAAACAAGAGCAGACGGACTTCGCCTATGACTCGG ATGTCCCTGGGTGTGCGTCAATGTACCTTCACACAGAGGGTTTCCCCGGACCCTCTCCAGGTGACGGGACCATGG GCTATGGCTATGAGAAACCTGTGCGACCATTCCCAGATGATGTCTGTGTCGTCCCTGAGAAATTTGAAG GAGACATCAAGCAGGAGGGGATGGGAGCATTCCGAGAGGGACCGCCCTACCAGCGCCGGGGTGCCTTGCAGCTGTGGCAGTTTCTGGTGGCCCTGCTGGATGACCCAACGAATGCTCACTTCATTGCCTGGACGGGCCGGGGGATGGAGTTCAAACTAATCGAGCCTGAGGAG GTCGCCAGGCTCTGGGGCATCCAGAAGAACCGGCCCGCCATGAATTACGACAAACTGAGCCGCTCACTCCGATACTATTATGAGAAAGGCATCATGCAGAAG GTGGCTGGAGAGCGTTACGTATACAAGTTTGTGTGCGAGCCTGAGGCCCTCTTCTCTCTGGCCTTCCCGGACAATCAGCGTCCAGCTCTCAAGGCCGAGTTTGACAGGCCGGTCAGTGAGGAAGACACAGTCCCTTTGTCCCACTTGGACGAGAGCCCTGCCTACCTCCCAGAGCTGGCTGGTCCTACCCAGCCCTTTGGCCCTAAGGGTGGCTATTCCTACTAG